In Ammoniphilus sp. CFH 90114, a single window of DNA contains:
- the hisH gene encoding imidazole glycerol phosphate synthase subunit HisH has protein sequence MIAIIDYGMGNLHSVSKALERLGYEYEIVETPDQLLKADGAILPGVGAFGDAMRNLRDQGFVEAIREFADSGKPLFGICLGMQLLFSQSEEHGQHEGLSIFKGAVRRFQGDYKIPHMGWNRLKFLQPESPLLQGVEEGYAYFVHSYFLQPETTERETLIATADYFQEVPAIIGRGNVFATQFHPEKSGDVGMKLLDNFAKLVKEGVKHG, from the coding sequence ATGATTGCGATCATTGATTATGGAATGGGGAACTTGCATAGCGTGAGTAAGGCTTTAGAGCGCTTGGGCTATGAATACGAAATCGTTGAAACACCAGACCAGCTTCTAAAAGCAGATGGCGCAATTCTTCCAGGCGTGGGTGCTTTTGGAGATGCGATGCGCAACCTAAGGGACCAAGGCTTCGTAGAAGCCATCCGTGAATTTGCGGATTCGGGTAAGCCGCTTTTTGGGATCTGTCTTGGGATGCAGCTGCTTTTTAGCCAAAGTGAAGAGCATGGCCAGCATGAAGGATTATCCATCTTCAAGGGGGCGGTTCGTCGTTTTCAAGGAGACTATAAGATCCCTCATATGGGCTGGAATCGATTGAAGTTCTTGCAACCTGAAAGCCCGTTGCTTCAGGGAGTTGAGGAAGGGTATGCCTACTTTGTCCACTCCTATTTCCTTCAACCGGAAACAACGGAGAGGGAGACTCTTATTGCGACAGCGGACTACTTCCAGGAAGTACCGGCCATTATTGGACGAGGAAATGTTTTTGCGACCCAATTTCACCCGGAGAAAAGCGGAGATGTGGGTATGAAATTATTAGACAACTTTGCGAAGCTAGTGAAGGAGGGCGTGAAGCATGGCTGA
- the clpP gene encoding ATP-dependent Clp endopeptidase proteolytic subunit ClpP → MLVPTVIEQTNRGERAYDIYSRLLKDRIIFLGTPINDQIANSVVAQLLFLAAEDPEKDISIYINSPGGSITAGMAIYDTMQFIKPDVSTICIGMAASMGAFLLCAGAQGKRFALPNSEVMIHQPLGGAQGQASDIEISAKRILRMRDHLNSIMAERTGQPKERLERDTDRDNFMSAVEAKEYGLIDDVIQRIDQKK, encoded by the coding sequence ATGTTAGTCCCTACCGTCATAGAACAAACCAATCGCGGGGAAAGAGCTTATGATATCTACTCCCGTTTGCTGAAGGACCGGATCATTTTTTTGGGAACACCTATTAACGACCAAATTGCAAACAGCGTTGTCGCTCAGTTGCTATTTCTAGCGGCCGAAGATCCAGAGAAGGATATTAGTATTTACATAAACAGCCCTGGTGGTTCCATTACTGCTGGTATGGCTATTTATGATACCATGCAGTTCATTAAGCCAGATGTATCTACCATCTGCATCGGCATGGCAGCCAGCATGGGTGCGTTCCTATTATGTGCTGGTGCGCAGGGTAAGCGTTTTGCCCTCCCTAACAGTGAAGTTATGATTCACCAACCTCTAGGTGGTGCTCAAGGACAAGCCAGCGACATTGAGATTAGTGCGAAGCGTATTCTACGTATGCGTGATCATCTTAACTCGATTATGGCTGAGAGAACAGGCCAACCTAAAGAAAGACTAGAACGTGACACCGATCGAGATAATTTCATGAGTGCCGTCGAAGCAAAGGAATACGGACTTATCGATGACGTTATCCAAAGAATTGATCAGAAGAAATAA
- the hisIE gene encoding bifunctional phosphoribosyl-AMP cyclohydrolase/phosphoribosyl-ATP diphosphatase HisIE, which produces MIAWENIKFDEKGLVPAIVQDAASKEVLMMAYMSRESLQQTLDKGETVFWSRSREELWHKGATSGNTQKVVSISLDCDGDTLLIKVQPAGPACHRDTYTCFDTIYGQDTSMENRFAILSDLESLIAKRDAERPEGAYTTYLFEKGVDKILKKVGEEASEVIIAAKNRDPEELRYEASDLLYHLLVLLREQRLPLDEVLQELSRRHKK; this is translated from the coding sequence ATGATCGCTTGGGAGAATATTAAATTTGATGAAAAAGGACTTGTTCCAGCTATTGTCCAGGATGCTGCGAGCAAGGAAGTGCTCATGATGGCTTACATGAGCCGGGAATCTTTGCAACAGACCCTGGATAAGGGGGAAACGGTCTTCTGGAGCCGCTCTCGTGAGGAGCTTTGGCATAAAGGGGCTACCTCTGGAAACACACAGAAGGTCGTCAGTATATCGCTTGACTGCGACGGCGATACGCTGCTCATTAAAGTCCAGCCAGCAGGACCTGCTTGCCATCGGGATACGTATACCTGCTTTGATACAATCTACGGACAAGATACCTCAATGGAAAATCGATTTGCCATTCTATCTGATCTCGAGAGTTTGATCGCGAAGCGAGATGCCGAGAGACCAGAAGGGGCATACACGACCTATTTATTCGAAAAAGGTGTAGATAAGATCCTCAAAAAGGTAGGGGAAGAAGCCAGTGAAGTGATTATCGCAGCAAAAAATCGTGACCCAGAAGAACTGCGTTACGAGGCCAGCGATCTTCTTTATCACCTGCTTGTCCTCTTAAGAGAGCAACGTTTGCCTCTTGATGAGGTCCTTCAGGAATTATCTCGTCGTCATAAAAAATAA
- the whiA gene encoding DNA-binding protein WhiA, whose amino-acid sequence MSFAALTKKELTQLEAQACCAKAELAALIRMNGSIQFGNNRFILDVVTENAAIARRIYLLVKEHFSAHAELLVQKKMRLKKNNVYIVRLPQHARQILESLQIYSMGTFSQGIPKETVKKSCCKRAYLRGAFLAGGSVNHPESNSYHLEIFSLYQEHCKDLSSLANKFQMNSRCIERKKGYVMYIKEVEKITEFLSLIGAHQALLYFEDIRIVKDMRNSVNRLVNCETANLNKTVSAAIKQIENIKLIERDLGLDQLPDKLREVAELRLKYPDLNLAELGEMLPSGKVSKSGINHRLRKLNEMAEKLQRKES is encoded by the coding sequence TTGTCTTTTGCAGCTTTAACCAAGAAAGAGTTAACGCAGCTAGAAGCTCAGGCTTGCTGTGCCAAAGCCGAACTAGCGGCATTAATTCGAATGAATGGAAGTATTCAATTCGGAAACAATCGATTTATTTTGGATGTAGTGACAGAAAACGCGGCGATTGCTCGAAGGATCTACCTTTTAGTAAAAGAACACTTCAGTGCCCATGCAGAATTGCTTGTCCAGAAGAAGATGCGTTTAAAGAAGAATAATGTTTATATTGTAAGACTTCCTCAACACGCAAGACAAATTCTTGAATCATTGCAGATATATAGTATGGGAACTTTTTCTCAAGGTATTCCTAAGGAAACCGTGAAGAAATCTTGCTGTAAGCGAGCTTATTTGCGAGGAGCTTTTTTAGCGGGGGGTTCGGTCAATCACCCTGAATCCAACAGTTACCACTTAGAAATTTTTTCGCTGTATCAAGAGCACTGCAAGGACTTAAGCAGTCTTGCTAACAAGTTCCAGATGAATTCTCGCTGCATTGAGAGAAAAAAGGGTTATGTTATGTATATTAAGGAAGTAGAGAAGATTACGGAATTCCTGAGTCTCATCGGAGCCCATCAGGCTTTGCTCTACTTCGAAGATATCCGTATTGTAAAAGATATGCGAAATTCCGTAAACCGATTGGTGAATTGTGAAACCGCCAATCTGAACAAGACGGTCAGTGCTGCGATTAAACAGATTGAGAACATCAAGCTCATCGAGCGGGACCTAGGGTTAGATCAGCTTCCAGATAAGTTGCGGGAAGTAGCTGAATTGCGACTGAAGTACCCTGATCTTAATCTTGCTGAATTAGGGGAGATGCTCCCCAGTGGAAAAGTGAGTAAATCCGGCATTAATCATCGTTTACGAAAACTTAACGAAATGGCAGAAAAACTTCAGCGTAAAGAAAGCTAA
- the rapZ gene encoding RNase adapter RapZ, whose protein sequence is MSEKQINLLIITGMSGAGKTVAVQSLEDLGFFCVDNLPPLLIPKFAELIEQSGGRIKKVALVIDLRGREFFDTLSDALIRLDEMEHIHYQILFLDSSDQVLVQRYKETRRRHPLAPEGLPMEGIFAERRMLEEIKGRANLILDSSQLKPVQLKEKISNYFSTMQSQMTVNITSFGFKYGIPIDADLVFDVRFLPNPHYIEELRPKTGLDQEVSGYVFQWDESVDFVKRLIDFIGYTLPHYQKEGKAQLVIGIGCTGGKHRSVSIAEYLGQKFKDEYLTRVSHRDIDRDRK, encoded by the coding sequence ATGTCCGAGAAGCAAATTAATTTATTGATTATTACGGGAATGTCCGGAGCGGGGAAAACAGTCGCTGTCCAAAGCTTGGAGGACTTAGGCTTTTTTTGCGTCGATAATCTACCACCCTTGCTCATTCCGAAGTTTGCTGAGCTTATTGAACAATCGGGCGGTCGGATAAAGAAAGTTGCCCTTGTTATAGATCTGAGAGGGCGAGAGTTTTTTGACACATTATCGGATGCCCTAATTAGGCTTGATGAGATGGAACATATTCATTACCAGATACTGTTCCTTGATTCATCTGATCAAGTACTGGTACAACGATACAAGGAAACGCGCCGACGCCATCCTTTAGCACCTGAGGGGCTCCCTATGGAAGGGATCTTTGCAGAGCGAAGAATGTTAGAGGAGATTAAGGGTCGTGCCAACCTCATCTTGGATTCCAGTCAATTGAAGCCGGTTCAATTGAAAGAGAAGATCTCCAACTACTTTTCTACAATGCAGTCCCAGATGACGGTCAATATTACTTCTTTTGGATTTAAGTATGGGATTCCTATCGATGCGGATTTAGTCTTTGATGTTCGCTTCTTACCGAACCCACATTATATTGAGGAACTGCGTCCGAAAACAGGATTGGATCAAGAGGTATCCGGCTATGTTTTCCAATGGGATGAGTCTGTTGATTTTGTAAAGCGCTTGATCGACTTTATTGGGTATACGCTTCCTCATTATCAGAAGGAAGGTAAGGCACAGCTCGTGATTGGTATTGGTTGCACCGGAGGAAAACATCGCTCGGTATCCATTGCGGAGTATTTGGGACAGAAATTTAAGGATGAATATTTGACTCGTGTGAGCCATCGAGATATTGATCGTGACCGGAAGTGA
- a CDS encoding HPr family phosphocarrier protein yields MVRQQATVNLKTGLQARPAAFFVQEANRYSAEIFVEKDNKKVNAKSIMGIMSLAVSNGTEITISAEGSDAEEAVSNLKVLVEKAEA; encoded by the coding sequence TTGGTTCGTCAACAAGCTACTGTAAATTTAAAGACGGGATTGCAAGCTCGTCCAGCTGCTTTCTTTGTACAGGAAGCGAATCGTTATTCTGCAGAGATTTTTGTTGAAAAAGACAACAAGAAGGTCAATGCAAAGAGCATCATGGGGATTATGAGTTTAGCTGTAAGCAACGGCACTGAAATTACGATTTCCGCAGAAGGTTCAGACGCTGAGGAAGCGGTTTCAAACTTGAAGGTTCTCGTTGAAAAAGCAGAAGCATAG
- the hisF gene encoding imidazole glycerol phosphate synthase subunit HisF — MLTKRIIPCLDVKDGRVVKGVSFVNLRDAGDPVELAELYSQEGADELVFLDISASHEGRQTMVEVIRETAGKVTIPFTVGGGINSVDDMRRVLRAGADKVSMNTSAVLRPELIREGAEVFGSQCIVVAIDAKRKADGQGWEVFTHGGRKETGRDAVEWAREAEQLGAGEILLTSMNTDGHKDGFDIELTRAISEAVGIPVIASGGAGNPEHFLEAFTEGKADAGLAASIFHYKEVSIGEVKAHLQEKGVEVRL; from the coding sequence TTGCTTACGAAACGAATCATCCCGTGCCTAGATGTGAAGGATGGGCGCGTGGTCAAAGGGGTCAGCTTCGTGAACCTTAGGGATGCTGGTGACCCGGTGGAGTTGGCTGAGCTTTATAGTCAAGAGGGAGCCGATGAGCTTGTCTTTTTAGATATCTCGGCCTCTCATGAAGGCCGCCAAACGATGGTGGAAGTCATTCGGGAAACGGCTGGAAAGGTCACCATTCCTTTTACGGTCGGAGGCGGAATTAATAGTGTCGACGATATGCGCCGCGTTCTTCGAGCGGGTGCGGATAAAGTGTCGATGAATACATCGGCCGTCCTGCGTCCAGAGCTGATCCGTGAAGGAGCCGAGGTGTTCGGCTCACAGTGCATCGTGGTAGCGATTGATGCGAAGCGCAAAGCGGACGGTCAAGGCTGGGAGGTTTTTACTCATGGCGGCCGCAAGGAAACAGGAAGAGATGCTGTAGAATGGGCTCGAGAGGCGGAACAGCTCGGTGCTGGAGAAATCCTTCTTACGAGTATGAACACGGACGGACATAAGGATGGATTTGATATTGAACTGACGAGAGCGATCTCGGAGGCGGTGGGCATTCCGGTTATTGCTTCTGGAGGTGCCGGCAATCCGGAGCACTTCCTCGAAGCGTTCACAGAAGGAAAAGCAGACGCGGGATTAGCCGCATCGATTTTCCACTACAAGGAAGTATCCATCGGAGAAGTCAAAGCGCATCTGCAGGAAAAAGGAGTGGAAGTTCGTCTATGA
- the hisA gene encoding 1-(5-phosphoribosyl)-5-[(5-phosphoribosylamino)methylideneamino]imidazole-4-carboxamide isomerase, whose amino-acid sequence MAEFLIYPAIDIRGGKCVRLVQGDYNQETVYGDSPVEMAKKWEEQGASWVHLVDLDGAKAGAPVNDEIILEIAKSLQVPVQVGGGIREIEQVERYLEGGVSRVILGTSAIQNRPFVEEALARYGGKRIAIGIDARNGYVATHGWLETSEVKAEELAQELAKKGAEVFIYTDIARDGTLQGPNIAEIVGLARAAEVQVIASGGVSVMKDLHNLAQYAQDGVCGAIVGKALYTDRVNLTDAVKEVEVK is encoded by the coding sequence ATGGCTGAGTTTTTAATTTATCCAGCGATTGATATTCGTGGAGGAAAATGTGTTCGTCTGGTACAAGGAGATTACAACCAAGAAACGGTCTACGGCGATTCTCCTGTAGAGATGGCTAAAAAGTGGGAAGAGCAAGGCGCTTCTTGGGTACACTTGGTTGACTTGGATGGAGCAAAGGCAGGAGCTCCTGTTAATGATGAGATTATCCTTGAGATTGCGAAGTCCCTTCAAGTTCCTGTGCAAGTGGGTGGGGGCATTCGTGAGATCGAGCAAGTGGAGAGATACCTGGAGGGAGGCGTAAGTCGAGTCATCCTCGGAACCTCTGCGATCCAGAATCGTCCTTTTGTTGAAGAGGCGCTTGCGCGATACGGAGGGAAGCGGATTGCTATCGGGATTGATGCTCGTAATGGATATGTTGCTACCCATGGTTGGTTAGAAACTTCCGAAGTAAAAGCGGAAGAACTTGCCCAGGAGCTGGCGAAAAAAGGAGCCGAAGTTTTCATTTATACGGACATTGCTCGCGATGGAACGCTCCAGGGACCAAACATTGCGGAGATTGTTGGGCTTGCGCGTGCGGCTGAGGTGCAAGTGATTGCTTCCGGAGGCGTCAGCGTGATGAAGGACTTGCACAACCTTGCACAGTATGCACAGGATGGGGTTTGCGGCGCGATTGTCGGAAAGGCTCTTTATACAGATCGGGTGAACTTAACGGATGCGGTAAAGGAAGTAGAGGTGAAATAA
- the yvcK gene encoding YvcK family protein has protein sequence MEEWRAEEEMPQRKVVVIGGGTGLSVLLRGLKEKPFDLSAIVTVADDGGSSGRLREEMSMPPPGDIRNVIVALADTEPLLANLFQYRFVSGGGLAGHSLGNLFIAAMKEITGDFVTAVKEISRVLAVRGQVLPSANQAIVLKAEMEDGTIVSGESQIPKMGKKIRRVFLEPKDVQPLDDAIQAIQEADLILLGPGSLYTSILPNLLVPGISKAIKESKARKAYICNVMTQPGETDFYTASDHANALYNHVGADLFDTILVNNAAIPEAILERYREKGATPVQYDRERLLKFGFQIIEDNFVMYETYLRHDAHKLAEIIATLMEQK, from the coding sequence ATGGAGGAATGGCGAGCGGAAGAAGAGATGCCCCAGCGCAAGGTCGTCGTGATTGGTGGCGGAACTGGACTATCGGTTCTACTCAGAGGCTTAAAGGAAAAGCCGTTCGATTTAAGTGCGATTGTTACCGTTGCTGATGATGGAGGTAGCTCGGGTCGTCTTCGTGAAGAAATGTCCATGCCCCCCCCAGGGGACATTCGTAATGTTATCGTTGCCTTAGCCGATACAGAGCCTTTGTTGGCCAACCTATTCCAGTACCGCTTCGTTAGTGGAGGGGGGTTAGCTGGGCATAGCTTAGGAAATTTGTTTATTGCAGCGATGAAGGAGATTACGGGTGATTTTGTAACAGCCGTGAAGGAAATCAGTCGGGTTCTAGCGGTTCGTGGGCAAGTTTTGCCCTCTGCTAATCAAGCCATCGTTCTAAAGGCAGAGATGGAAGACGGTACCATTGTGTCTGGAGAATCCCAAATCCCGAAAATGGGGAAAAAAATTAGGCGAGTATTTTTAGAACCGAAGGATGTACAGCCATTAGATGACGCGATTCAAGCGATTCAGGAAGCTGATCTGATCCTGCTCGGGCCAGGTAGCTTATATACGAGCATCCTACCTAATTTGTTGGTTCCCGGAATATCGAAAGCGATAAAAGAGTCCAAAGCGAGGAAAGCTTATATTTGCAATGTGATGACTCAGCCTGGAGAAACGGACTTTTATACCGCTTCTGATCATGCCAATGCCTTATATAATCACGTGGGAGCGGATTTATTCGATACCATATTAGTAAACAATGCAGCAATTCCCGAGGCTATCCTAGAGAGATACCGGGAAAAGGGAGCGACGCCTGTTCAGTACGATCGGGAGCGCTTACTCAAATTTGGATTTCAGATCATCGAAGATAACTTCGTGATGTATGAGACCTACTTGCGCCATGATGCACATAAGTTGGCCGAAATCATAGCCACGCTCATGGAGCAGAAGTGA
- the hisB gene encoding imidazoleglycerol-phosphate dehydratase HisB translates to MMRSSQIHRKTNETDIELSFEIDGEGKAEIDTGVPFLNHMLDLFTKHGQFNLTVKAVGDIDIDYHHTVEDIAICLGQVLREALGDKKGIKRYGNSFVPMDETLAQVVIDLSNRPHLEYRAQYPSPQVGQFPTELVHEFMWKLALEARMNLHIILHYGMNTHHMIEAIFKALARALDEATSIDPRVKGVPSTKGML, encoded by the coding sequence ATCATGCGCAGCAGTCAAATCCACCGTAAGACAAACGAAACGGACATTGAACTAAGTTTTGAAATAGACGGAGAAGGAAAAGCCGAAATTGATACGGGTGTCCCTTTTCTTAACCATATGCTAGATTTGTTTACGAAGCATGGCCAATTCAATTTGACGGTCAAGGCCGTTGGAGATATTGATATCGACTACCATCACACGGTGGAGGATATTGCGATTTGCCTTGGACAAGTGCTGAGGGAAGCTCTTGGAGATAAAAAGGGAATTAAGCGCTATGGGAACTCTTTTGTACCGATGGACGAAACGCTTGCTCAAGTGGTCATTGACCTAAGCAACCGACCTCATCTAGAATACCGTGCTCAATACCCAAGCCCACAAGTAGGACAATTCCCGACAGAGTTGGTTCATGAGTTCATGTGGAAGCTTGCTTTAGAAGCGAGAATGAACTTGCATATCATCCTGCACTATGGCATGAATACGCATCATATGATTGAAGCGATTTTCAAGGCTCTTGCCCGTGCATTGGATGAAGCCACCTCCATTGATCCGCGAGTCAAAGGGGTTCCGTCAACAAAGGGGATGTTATAA
- a CDS encoding lipopolysaccharide assembly protein LapB produces the protein MPLKPKNVIPMTITADFYIERANKSLDRYNYAKALYYYKKAVEMEPHNALLFCNMAGVLGHLGKYQESNEVLQHVLQKMDENAVECHYYLACNYVYLDLLEKAEEHALIYLRKDPTGRYVQDAEELLEYLGEELEHPQPLPDEVDPSLQDEKTSLHEKARILMEEGSFQQAEKLLIKLTSEYPDFLAASNNLSLCYYYKGEFEKARDTIHLVLEQEPHNIHALCNLAILYYQQQEHESLGKLLSNLKKLIPLQYDQAYKLGITLGVMGEHQTAYQLFRKMAGYAGQLDFHLFHYCAVSAYNTGHLKEAEKYWKMVQLEDPGSPIAPYYLERLKKGEKLPKDIPYYYHLPTYAKKKKKTNTHVPEPSLQEEVENDPFIRSSFLWALRHGDRETKLQVLQAFEWLGDQEVIEALLEFVQQADQDEELKRIAQFVLKTLGYSSETKVPWKKTWHRVLESLRTELDEQQQHKAGELWSQYIHMAYPDIPVIRKPEAWAAALEWMVAGGSLEEVASYYEAAPKTVKKHIETMEKELSKGRNLST, from the coding sequence ATGCCTTTAAAGCCTAAGAATGTTATTCCGATGACGATTACTGCTGACTTTTATATAGAGCGTGCCAATAAGTCGCTGGATCGATATAACTATGCTAAAGCTCTCTACTATTATAAGAAAGCCGTGGAGATGGAGCCTCATAATGCTCTCCTATTCTGTAATATGGCAGGAGTGCTTGGCCATTTAGGCAAGTACCAGGAATCGAATGAAGTTCTTCAACATGTTCTTCAGAAGATGGATGAGAATGCGGTGGAATGTCACTATTACCTTGCTTGCAATTATGTATATCTAGATCTGCTAGAGAAGGCAGAGGAACATGCCTTAATCTACTTGCGAAAGGATCCTACAGGACGATATGTTCAGGACGCAGAGGAGTTGCTTGAGTATCTGGGTGAGGAGTTAGAGCATCCACAGCCCCTGCCTGATGAGGTGGATCCGTCTCTTCAAGATGAGAAAACCTCTCTACATGAGAAGGCCCGTATTTTGATGGAAGAAGGAAGCTTTCAGCAAGCTGAGAAGCTCCTAATTAAGCTCACCTCAGAGTATCCGGATTTTCTGGCGGCAAGCAATAATCTTTCCCTTTGCTACTACTATAAAGGGGAATTCGAGAAGGCTCGAGATACGATACACCTGGTACTTGAACAAGAACCACATAATATTCATGCGCTGTGCAATTTAGCGATTCTTTATTATCAGCAGCAGGAGCATGAGTCATTAGGAAAGTTATTAAGTAATTTGAAGAAGCTGATTCCTCTTCAATATGATCAGGCTTATAAGCTGGGTATCACTCTAGGGGTTATGGGAGAACATCAGACGGCATACCAGCTGTTTAGGAAAATGGCCGGCTATGCGGGTCAGCTTGATTTTCACCTTTTCCATTACTGCGCCGTTTCGGCCTATAACACAGGTCACCTGAAGGAAGCAGAGAAGTACTGGAAGATGGTACAGCTGGAAGACCCAGGCTCCCCTATTGCTCCCTATTATCTTGAGCGATTGAAGAAGGGAGAGAAACTTCCGAAGGATATCCCTTACTATTATCATCTTCCTACCTATGCGAAGAAGAAAAAGAAGACCAATACTCATGTCCCTGAACCTTCCTTGCAGGAAGAGGTGGAGAATGATCCTTTTATCCGTTCCTCCTTTTTATGGGCTTTACGCCATGGCGATCGAGAAACCAAGTTGCAAGTCTTGCAAGCTTTCGAATGGCTGGGAGATCAGGAAGTAATTGAAGCCTTGCTTGAGTTCGTGCAGCAGGCGGACCAGGACGAGGAATTGAAGAGGATTGCTCAATTTGTCTTGAAGACACTCGGATATTCTTCCGAAACGAAGGTCCCTTGGAAGAAGACTTGGCACCGAGTGTTGGAGTCTTTGAGAACAGAACTAGATGAACAACAGCAACACAAAGCAGGCGAACTTTGGTCTCAATATATCCATATGGCGTACCCAGATATTCCTGTCATTCGTAAGCCTGAGGCTTGGGCAGCGGCCTTGGAGTGGATGGTTGCAGGTGGAAGCTTGGAAGAGGTGGCTTCCTATTATGAGGCAGCGCCAAAAACAGTCAAGAAGCACATAGAAACAATGGAAAAGGAATTATCCAAAGGAAGGAACCTAAGTACATAG
- the trxB gene encoding thioredoxin-disulfide reductase, with the protein MSEQKIYDVIIAGAGPAGMTAAVYTSRANMSTLMLERGIPGGQMANTEEIENYPGYDHILGPDLSTKMFEHAKKFGAEYAYGDITVVEDGFPYKKVRAGNKEYLAKSIIVATGAEHRELGVPGEKEFAGRGVSYCAVCDGAFFRGKELVVVGGGDSAVEEAVFLTRFATKVTIIHRRDQFRAQKILQKRAFENPKIEVIWNTHVKEVKGENVVKSVLLEDANTGEQREFKCDGVFIYVGMDPLSKEVQGLGITNESGYVLTDEKMKTSVPGIFAAGDVREKMLRQVVTATGDGGVAALSAQHFVENLEEQLKEEQAQQS; encoded by the coding sequence ATGTCAGAACAAAAAATTTATGATGTAATTATTGCGGGTGCAGGTCCAGCTGGGATGACGGCGGCGGTTTATACGTCAAGAGCCAATATGTCTACTTTAATGTTAGAGAGAGGGATTCCTGGCGGGCAGATGGCGAATACAGAAGAGATTGAGAACTACCCAGGGTATGATCATATTCTTGGGCCTGACCTTTCCACGAAGATGTTTGAGCATGCGAAGAAATTCGGTGCTGAATATGCATACGGGGACATTACGGTCGTTGAAGACGGATTCCCTTATAAGAAGGTTCGTGCAGGCAATAAGGAGTACTTGGCGAAATCGATTATCGTAGCGACCGGCGCGGAGCACCGTGAGTTGGGAGTTCCGGGTGAAAAGGAATTCGCTGGTCGCGGAGTTTCCTATTGTGCGGTTTGTGATGGGGCTTTCTTCCGAGGCAAGGAATTGGTTGTCGTTGGGGGAGGGGATTCTGCGGTGGAAGAAGCGGTATTCTTAACTCGCTTTGCTACGAAGGTGACGATTATTCATCGTAGAGATCAATTCCGTGCTCAGAAGATTCTTCAAAAGCGTGCCTTTGAAAATCCAAAGATTGAAGTGATTTGGAATACTCATGTAAAGGAAGTTAAAGGGGAGAACGTGGTGAAGAGCGTTCTTTTGGAAGATGCCAATACAGGGGAACAAAGAGAGTTTAAATGTGATGGGGTCTTCATCTATGTAGGAATGGATCCATTGTCTAAAGAGGTTCAAGGTCTTGGGATCACGAATGAATCGGGCTACGTCCTGACGGATGAAAAGATGAAAACAAGCGTACCAGGGATCTTCGCTGCTGGGGATGTCCGGGAAAAGATGCTTCGTCAAGTGGTCACCGCGACAGGAGATGGAGGCGTGGCTGCCTTAAGTGCTCAACACTTCGTAGAAAACTTGGAAGAACAGTTGAAAGAAGAGCAGGCACAGCAGTCTTAA